Within Quercus lobata isolate SW786 chromosome 5, ValleyOak3.0 Primary Assembly, whole genome shotgun sequence, the genomic segment AGTAACTTATTTTACATGAGATAAAGCCCAAACAATAGAGCACTTTGTAATTGGATACTATAATAAAATCTTTCAGTATTTACTCAATTTATCTCTATAGTATTGATCCATCCCATGAATTTGCAATGCCTAGTACACAACATCCAAACTTAAAGGTATTGAAACTTGTAATACAACTGTAAAAGAGCTGGCTAAGTGGTTCCCAAGATTTTATGATATTCATGAGATCCTAGGTATGAAACCTCTTGTTAGTGACTTGAGATCACTCTTGAAATTTCTCCATACAATAACCTGGTGTATGTTAGTGTATAAGATGGAAGAATTGCATATACTCaagaaaatagttaaatactCGAAAACAATAATTCAAGAGGATATGTTTCCAAGCATATGATCAACTCATCTCTTCTATGAGTTATGAACGCACTTAATACATTATTAAGTCAACTAATCAAATCGTACGTAGGTCCTGCCATTCTACAtttgttcatttctttatttttaatgaagttGGTTTTATTGCTGCAAGCAAAGGATATGTCATGAATAGTTTAAATACTACTTTCCCTCAAAGGAATGAGAAGTATGCTTTGTtgatttttcttgttgagtAGGCTATTTGTGAATCAATTAAACaagaggattaaaaaaaaaaacaatacgaATGAGTGTGGATTGTGAGGTTATAGATTCAAACTTTACTGGGTACGTATGTAagttcccaaaaaaagaaaaaaagaaaaacaaaacaaaactccaAGCCTCCCCCAATGGTTTTATATATTATGCTCTAGAATGTTGTTCACTTTATAGCCAGTAAACACAATtagataataactttttttttttttttgagaaagataataACATTCTTAAtattagtttctttcttttaaaaatcaatGTGCCTTTACCCCTTTACTTTATAGGTCTTCGAATTAGAAAACAGAAGCtttgaaaacttgtaagatGTGACTTGTGAATTATATATAGCCTCTCATTTTATAACTATaacacattaataatttattataggacaaacaatctaaaccaaatgttactcttttttattttattttcttataaagaaTCAAATGTTACCCTGAAACCCCTTTGGAGAGAACACTGTCATTTTAAAGATAGAAAAGTTTAGGACTTTGTTGCACATCGTAACACTTATGTCTTAGAATAAGTTtagtttaataatattttattattgcgACTCACTTAGTTCAGTGCAAAAAGGCAGAAAAAGTcatcttataaattttataaaacgcgttaattcactttttaaaatagcaaacatatatatttatttatcttttgtcTAAAACATGATAACTAATCTGTCATTTAGGGGAAAAACTAGTTTGATTATCACAATAAATAAGATGCTACCCATTGATAGGAAAAAGTTAAGGGCatgattttccctttttattttttatttttatgatagaaagaaaaaaaagattagaaagtTATGTCCTCAAGGGCATGATTAGACATAAGTGGGGAAGGTAATGTCTGTCTTCCAAAGCTTTGATTAAACAGCCAAATTTCTATTAATATTGTAAGACCTAGGCTGGACCCCAATAATTGTCCTAGGATGGTCCAGGCTCTACAATTCGGCTTGTGGTTCCAACAATTTCCACCCTCAGATTCTCCTTGAGATTGACTAGGATGACTAAGTGTATGATGATACCCAATTAAACATGAGGAACCGGTAGACCACATGTTTCATGTTTTAACTTTCAAGGGTCACATCATATCTTACAAAAGACTTTTTTCCTGTTTGGTGTAGACATACAAGAATTTTAGAaccatgtaaaaaaaaattcataattttttatgaaacaaTTATAGACAGTCTGTTAGGCCGTCACTGTCTGTTTCGTACAGTAATTATAACAAAAGTTATgagtattaaaaatataattactcaatttatgtaattattttataattaaaataaaataaaataaaatgaccttcaattttaacacttaaatacaaaaaaaaatttaaaaataaaaaggtgaaaagtaaaaaaaagaaaagtaaaagaagtGAAAAAATGTCGGGAAAGGAATAGAACTATCACTCATGGTATTGCATATGATGCGAATCCACTTGGAGGTATACATGATTGATTAGctctttttgtttctatttaatTGGTGGTCCTTATGATCTTATCCATGCGTAGTAGCTAGCTGTCTTTGCTATCAAAATTTGACCCATTTATGTTCACTtcacaaaaaaaaggttcacaCATCACAAAAAATGTGTGAAACGAGACTAATTATAAAAAAGAGTAGAAGACAAAAAATTTCCACAATTCAACTATTTGGTTGGTACCAAATTGACCATTGGTGTGATGTGAATGGAAATTAGGGTAAGGTTAATTACAAATGCTTTGATCAAATGGTAGGCCATAGTGGAATCTTGAACTCTACCTAATTCCACTTTATGTATGTGAaagattaacttttttttagcataattgttttgtttgcaaaAGCTTGGATTAGAAATGATTTTGGAGATGATGGAGTAGGAACGAAATGAAATTGAATTgaagtttttctttgtttggggATAAAtaaggttttcattttttatccaTTAATTTTAATCCTCCTAAATGTGAGGAGCAAAATAGGATTAGAGATAATAAATGATACCAAATGCACtaatatatactatatagtaCTAATAGTGAAAAAACGTGTGATATAACAAATTTgccaatattttcaaattaaaatataaaataaatttttttataatttattttatataacaaaaacaacaaccaaaCCTTAATCCCAAAACTTTTAACACCAACCATAAATTCTCAAGAGACTAATCATAATCtaccaaatatatttttatctcttttttttcatattcaaaattacactttctcactttttttgtttatactaatattattttaggtttttctcTACATTTTATCGATCtcttagacttttttttttcttttcttttgagaatcaATCAAAACTTTTATTATGATGTTAATATTTTAGTTTGCACAACTTTCTGAACCAAATGACCAAATGTAGGGTTGCCTACGGCCTACAAGGTTCTAATCCAATTCCACAATAGAGGTCCTCTGTAATTCTTCTGATTCCGGCCCAGTTGTAGTTTTGGGCCGATTAAGCCACATTGGTGTTTGTACCTGGCACCAACTATTTGTATTCTACATCAACTCTTACATGGGTATGTTCTCTGGCCCAATTTTGGTTCACTTACATGGAGACATGGAGTtcatcaaagcccaattttgGTTTCCTAAAAGAAAAGATCCACAAAAATGTTAATCTAAAGCTACTtattgaatcattttttttgttgggttagAGAGAAGTTGCATGACACAGCAAACTAGCCAAAACAGAGGGCATAGCTGAAGAAAGCCTATGTGAATGTGATAACAAAAAAGAAGCATCAaagcttaaaaaattaaaaagagggGTTCTTTAAAAGTCACAAAGTCTTTCTACTGAGCACATCCTCATTTTGCTAGAGCATCTGCACATTTATTCACTTCACGATAAATATGGTTGACTCTGATTTGGTGAAACTTGTTGAGCAAAGACCTACAATCATTTAAGAGTGACAAATAAGCCTTGTTAGTATTAAATCCAGAGTTAACAAGATCAACGACAACTTTTACATCAAGTTCGACTTCAATATAGTTAATCCCTATCTAAAGTGCAAGCAATAGACCATCTCGAAGAGCCCACAATTCAGCTATCACACTAGTAGAGACTCCaatgactcaaaaaaaaaaaaaaaaaaaaaaaaaacccttgacCCAATAATTTACCACCAATACCAATTAGCCTAACttagcccccaaaaaaaaaaaaaaaaaagttatgcaAACTTGGGCTTTTTCACCGTTGAGTTTGGGCTTTCTACGCCAAGACCCGTCCAAATTTGAACTCTCAACACAACGAGAGCCTTCGTGTGTAGAAAGAAACCTCTTTGCCTTATAtctttcactttttctctttACCTCTCTCTGATCTCTCACACACTCACAGTTCcgaaaaaaaacccacaaaaccctCTAAATTCGAAGCTAATCGAAACGATGAGTCGTGGAAGTGGTGGTGGCTATGATCGTCACATCACGATTTTCTCACCCGAAGGTCGTCTCTTTCAAGTGGGTATGTGTTTCTAATTCAAATCTCCTTTCTGGGTATTGTCAAAGATgcaatattttcagtaaaaattggatttttagGATCGTTTATGAGAAACCCAGATTGAATTTTTtgatgggttttgtttgattctaTGTTTGGTTTGATCTGTGTTTAGTTAAATTTGCTTTGTttattgtttccttttttttgtttttgtttttgggggcAAGAATTAATGCCAGCTAAATGTTTTTACTAGCTATGACTTTGTTGCTAAATGTTTTGAGTAAAGTAATTGAATATAGGCACACATTGTTAAAGATTCAATAGTTTTAGTGAATATTGGATTTTTAGGATCGTTTGTGACAAACCCAGATAGAATTTTTtgatgggttttgtttgattttataaaCGTTTGATCTGCGTTGAGTTTAACACcaattttttaaggtttagTTCAATTGCTTGGTTACTGTCTTTTTTGGGGGCAAGAATTAATGCCAGCTAAATGTTTATACTGAGTATGACTTTGATGCTAATTGAAAATTGCTAGAGTTTTCAAGATCTTATGCTTGGTACAGCTTATTAATGCCAGTTTTGAGTTGAGTAATTGAATATAGGCACACATTGTAGCTATTCAGTCCAggctttttattgaaaaaattaatgacACGGTTATTGTAGCTCAAACAAAGTCATTGGACATAAAAATTGAccctttgaaaaaataaaaagatctttTGAGTCTCATTTGATTGCACACACATGAGAAGTTGGATTCCAGTAATTCAAAATAGTAGCATTAGTCTTAGAGGTATGAATGTATGTGTTGTCTTGGTTCCAAAAgtttcatctaaatttttgcACTTTGGAGCTGCAGGTCTTGTAAGAGTAAATTGAGCTTGTTTGTTGTTTTGGTCAGTtatattctaataattttttggggtttgaaTGAGTAGAGTATGCTTTCAAGGCTGTCAAGGCTGCCGGAATCACCTCAATTGGTGTACGAGGAAAGGATTCAGTCTGTGTTGTAACTCAAAAGAAGGTCCCGGTGAGTATCAGTCTTTCGTCATACTGAAAATTTGTTTTAGTTAGAGTTTGAATTGAAGTGGGTaatataaattatgaaatttgatacAGGACAAGCTTTTGGATCAAACAAGTGTCACACATCTTTTCCCCATCACCAAGTATCTTGGGTTGTTGGCAACTGGCATGACAGGTGGGGCAGCAAGTTTCTATCTAAGCTGTTTTAGTTAAATGAAAGTTTTATGAAACTCAAAACATGTCTGTATTGAAAATGcaaattttgttattgtgaaATCCAATGTGTTGACATGTCTGGTTAGATATTTTGCTTTTATCAAGTATATGTCACACAGTACTCTCTGATTGTGCATTTTATGAATTTAGtttgttattattaaaaatgaaagaggTGAATGATTAGTGAGATTCGAAGGCATTGCATTTATGTCTTTTGATGCCAGGGCACCTTGCGCCTTATAAAGTGAATAATGTGTTGTCACATGGCAAAGTAATGGAACTTTTTTGTTATCTTTCATTCTCTTTTCGAAATGAAGAAGATCCATATATGGAGTTGGCAAGAGTATCTGAACTATATTTTAATATGATAACATTTATTACACAAATGCATTGCTGATTGTCGTTGTCTAGGGGGTATAATCCATATTGTTGTTGGCCCAAAGTTCACATATGCTTTATCCTCCTTGGTTACAGAATGACAATGTGATTTTCTATTTATTGCTCTTTCAAATGAGTTgaactttaatatttttgtcaTGCCATTTTCCAGCTGATGCAAGAACTTTGGTTCAACAAGCAAGAAATGAGGCAGCTGAGTTTCGCTTTAGATATGGATATGAGATGCCTGTAGATGTGTTGTCTAAATGGTATTCATACTATCTATCTGCTATTCTTTAATTGTTTGACTTGTGATATGCCTGTAGTATATCAACTACTTGACTAATCTGCAATTTGTTTTGAGTTAGAAACTTTAATTTAACCCGTTTCCACAATATACTGCATTTCTTGAGTGAAGCAATTCAAATAGTTGCTTTTCCTTCAGatagatttgttttttgataagtcTTTTCCTTCAAATAGATAAGTAGTACtcaaaatgaactaaaaaaaatggtgcATTTGACTCAAAACGAGGAGCTtgactcctctctctctctctctctctcatatatatattaaatgaataAGAGATTGTTACAAAGATGAAGTATTTCTATTGATTGGTCAGTCTTATAGGCTCGAGTTGGTTATCTAATTGCCTCGATTTTAATCCAAATAGATGAATTGGATCCCAAATAATGAGAGAAATGTTAAAAGTAGGTCAGATTATCAATAATCAAAAGAGAGAACAAGTTACAATACAAGAAGCAATGCTGCAAACTCCTACACTCAGAAATCATCAGCTTAACCAAGATACAAACATCAAAAACTTCAGTTATCTATTATACAGCAAGATCAAATGTGCTACTATACATTAAAATATGGATGCTGGTAACCTCTTGAGACCATTCAAAACTCTCTTTCTAGCCAACAACCTGCATCTGACATCATGCGTAATAGACTTCAAAATATCAACTTCACTCTTGGCATCAGTGTCCATCCATAGGTGGTGAAGTTTTCCAGACCAAGCTAGCCTGTATATTAGACTCTTTAAACCCCTTACTTTTAGCTTGGTCGTAGCCCAATTTTAATTGTTATCACAGCTGCCAATATGCCTCACAATCAAGCATCTCCTTAGCACCTCCTTCCATATCATTTTAGTAAaggaacaataaaaaaatggtcTCCCATGCAATGCCATTTTACTAGCCTTTCTCTTATTGTAATTCTGTCCTTCATGACCAGCTAGCATATAAATGCATGCTTGGGAATATGACCTGTGAATTAAATCAGCTTGCACACCAACTAATAGCTTGTTGGTAggttctttttgtatttttgtatttttttttataagagcttttttttttggttctaacCTTATCCCAAGTGACTGTACAACTGAATCTACCATTTCTAGAAGGAATCCATATGATTGTATCTTCTTCCCCACTAATCTGCACCCGATATAACTTGCTCTGGATAAGTACCAACTACCAAGTAGCAACTCATCGTATCTAGCAGGAGGCCAAACCATTCTCCATCGTGAATTACACTTGATAACTTTGCTTATGAATCCTTTCTTATCACTTCTTATGTGCAGTTCTGtacaaaaattgtttttattgcttcctcctcctcctctctctctctctctctctctctctctctcatattattAGATGTGCAGTTTATTAGTGGGTTGAAATAAATATGTACTTTGTTATCTTGCTCAGCAGATATCTCcaactaaagaaaaaagaaatctggACTGTGTAATAATgttgtgtgtttgatttttaggttgaatttgatatGTAGGTTGTTGTCTTACCTAGAAGATATGGTCTTGTTGTGTAGGTCTAAATTAATGTGGACCACCTTGATACACACAGTTGGGTCAAATAAGATGTAAAAAGCAAAGGACGGTAATGATGTGTTAAGGATTACTCAGGGTGTGACACATAATGTTCTGTTTTAGGACTCATTGCTGAATTCATGAATCTTGATGTTGGGGAATGTTAGCATTTCAgtagtcacaaattttttttctctttgattgtcTAATAAACAAGAAAGCTTCCTTAATTATTGTATGAATATAATACACTTGAAGTTGCTTATTTTTTGGAGTCAATAAGTAAGTGTCATCTCCTTCAATTAAGAAAATTCTAGTTTGCTAGAATGTTAGACTGGAAGTTTATTACTTGAAAATTTGAGGAAGATAAACTCAAGAGTAATCATAGCAAATCTAGCGGTAGTTCACGGTTAGTTTTTCCTACTTGACTCCTAATTCTTCATATATGACATGCTACCAGATGATAAATAGTTCTGTTTCTTAAATATGTCAATACTTATGCTTCTTCAAATTGTTATATGTAAACTCTTGTGTTCTTGCAAATTTTCTCTTAATGAACATTGCTTATGTTTATAAAATTACTATCAAAAGATTATGTCATTATATGTTAGTTCAAAATGATATATTAACTAACGTTTTAATTGTTTTGTCAGGATTGCTGACAAGTCACAAGTCTATACTCAACATGCGTATATGAGGCCTCTTGGAGTAGGTTTGTTTCTGGCCTTCTCTATAGTTGTCAACAATTCTCCTCTTGTGCTGTTATGTGTTAAACTTAGTATTCcttcttcttccccttttttttttttttttttttttttttttttttttttttttttttttaattttttattttttaatattcccTTATTGATTTGTTAAATGTACATGGCTTTATTACTGATATATTTTCCCTTCCATGATTTTCtgtcttttccttttcaaaGTTGCTATGGTTTTGGGTATTGATGATGAATATGGTCCTAGACTCTACAAATGTGATCCAGCGGGCCATTTCTTTGGTCACAAGGTATTGCCAAGTCTTAGCctagaatctctctctctctctctctctctctctctctgcagaTGGTTTGTTTCTATTTACTTAACATGAGAACAAATAATGCTGAAGATTAATTGAACACTACAGTTTTTCTATGTTTGACACCAGCTATCACCTTGAGTACTTGTTTACAACTTCCTTTATTAGGCCAAATCTAACAGAAATTATTAACTTCGGCATAACATTCCTTGCGtactaataaaatttctatggTGCAAGAACTATCTCTAAGCTGACAACTGTAACATATACCTCTCTTATTTACCTATCTAAATAGAATAATGGGAAGGATCGAAATTTGTATGCAGTTTATAGCTGTGTGCTAATTATGGACTAttttttctacccaaaaaaaaaaaatttatggactATTTTATTGGGGATTGATATTCTGCCCCTTTCGTCAGATGCATTCATCttcattatatttatatttagtaAAGTTgcattatataataataacgTAATGTTTCATTGACTGTGATGACTTATATGATGGTTATGGTCATAAAAAGCACTATTAGAGTTTAGTAAGTAGAGCACTTACTAAATTGTATAATCTTTTCAATTgtaattccaattttttttttattttttaaatccaagCCAATGCCCTCTAGCACAAATGGAACCTCCTCCCTGTGTAAGTGTTAGGTtaagggtgaggtcatgggttcaagactAATTGAGTACATGtgtaatttaccaataaaagaaaatccttttttttttttggtaattcttTAGCCTATCATATGTACAGGACCACATCCTGTGTACATGAGGTGGTCCGGttcatcaaataaaatttattacttataaaaaaagtcGTATCCTTTTGTCTTGTGTTGAAATATATAGATCAGCATATACTTATAACtagattattttataattaagcTGACTACAAAAGATTAAAGAGTGTTGATCTTGCAATGTTCACTTGTATTTATTGTAAACTTCTATGAAAGTTCTGTTTTTTAAGGGCTGAAAATATGAATAACTTTTCTTGCTTTTCTGCACATTGTTATTTGTGACTTTGTGGGGTCATTAATCCAACTGAAACACTTATCATCTAGCAATACATTGTAAACTTTTCATTGTCATTTCTTCCATGTTCATTACTATATTATGAGTTTTATTCCTGAGTTCCTCATGATATACATTTTTAGGCCACAAGTGCTGGATTGAAAGAGCAGGAGGCAATTAATTTCttggagaagaaaatgaagaatgaTCCTGCATTTACTTACGAGGAAACAGTGCAGGTAGATGTTACATCTTTTTAATGATAGAACTTCTGAATCATAAGATGGCAAACAATATTCACATGTATATATCTCCCATCCTCCTCCTATTTCGAGTCAAATTGGGTATAAGAAATCTTGCTGTTCATGGATCTATAATAGAATCCATTTACTGTTAATAGTCACTGGGTTGATATCAAGTCAGTAATGACATGAATTACCCATCGGTGTAATTTATCTGATTAGTAGCAGAAGCAATATCACAAATTGATTGGGGAGTCCACATTTCAGTTCTTCATGAGAAACTTTCCCCTATACAGATTTAATTGTTAACCTTTAGATGAGTAAATGTTCTCTCTTTATGCTGTAACagttttgtgaaaaatattcgCTCATGATGATTCTAACAATTCTTTCCTAGATATTTTCATGGGCTCTCAAAGCTAATATATTAAGATTTTGTGATCCTTTGGTGAAAAGGGGCATGTTAATGTGTACATGAACGATTCTTTTTCTGCATCTAATGTCTTCAATTGTTTTCATTTATAGACTGCGATTTCTGCCCTGCAATCAGTTCTACAAGAGGATTTCAAAGCCAATGAGATTGAGGTACTGAATATCC encodes:
- the LOC115992417 gene encoding proteasome subunit alpha type-6 — protein: MSRGSGGGYDRHITIFSPEGRLFQVEYAFKAVKAAGITSIGVRGKDSVCVVTQKKVPDKLLDQTSVTHLFPITKYLGLLATGMTADARTLVQQARNEAAEFRFRYGYEMPVDVLSKWIADKSQVYTQHAYMRPLGVVAMVLGIDDEYGPRLYKCDPAGHFFGHKATSAGLKEQEAINFLEKKMKNDPAFTYEETVQTAISALQSVLQEDFKANEIEVGVVRTDNPVFRVLSTEEIDEHLTAISERD